A region from the Hyalangium gracile genome encodes:
- a CDS encoding NAD(P)-dependent oxidoreductase: MSKQVLVIGATGRTGLLIVEQALARGFAVTVLARRPEVLGELQSRVSVVQGDVLDRAAVSRAVAGKEAVLCALGPGRDSPPTLCSEGTQNLVSAMEAQGVRRLVCITGALIGHPEKCLGWLYREMRMAQGSALQDRQRQEQLIQGSGLDWTLVRPPRLTRGKPQGLWRVGEDISIKAMARISRADLAHFMVQQVEDAHFLRRGVAISY; the protein is encoded by the coding sequence TTGAGCAAACAGGTGCTGGTCATTGGTGCCACGGGTCGCACGGGCCTCCTCATCGTCGAGCAGGCGCTCGCACGCGGCTTCGCCGTCACGGTGCTCGCTCGACGGCCCGAGGTGCTCGGGGAGCTCCAGTCGCGGGTCTCCGTGGTGCAGGGCGATGTGCTCGACCGCGCCGCCGTCTCACGCGCCGTCGCCGGGAAGGAGGCCGTGCTGTGCGCGCTCGGTCCCGGCCGGGACTCACCGCCCACGCTGTGCTCCGAGGGCACCCAGAACCTCGTCAGCGCCATGGAAGCCCAGGGCGTCCGGCGCCTGGTGTGCATCACCGGCGCGCTGATCGGCCATCCCGAGAAGTGCCTCGGCTGGCTGTACCGGGAGATGCGCATGGCGCAGGGCAGCGCCCTTCAGGACCGGCAACGCCAGGAGCAGCTCATCCAGGGCAGCGGACTCGACTGGACCCTCGTCCGGCCGCCGCGGCTCACCCGGGGAAAGCCTCAGGGGCTCTGGCGCGTCGGCGAGGACATCTCCATCAAGGCCATGGCGCGCATCTCCCGCGCGGACCTGGCCCACTTCATGGTCCAGCAGGTCGAGGACGCCCACTTCCTCCGCCGCGGTGTCGCGATCTCCTACTGA
- a CDS encoding WD40 domain-containing protein — MNRPRCDVLIVTALKEELDALLALELDGQGRSGWQDAHDQSGFPFHFREVTSAHRGRFRVAAAWTGGMGETAAATRAQALVRELDPTCLAMCGICAGRREEVFLGDVIVAERVYSYGQGKVIAARNDHPEESLQDFASYNLDATWKVEATYFAEEFQRRALAVQRPPSRSAQRRWLLRAIHACEQQAGPAPQKHAERDSWCPDWARSIQELRKEGLIEDIPGELKLTGKGRALVEEELLLDPDGKGQSDPPFRVHVGPLVTGHAVREDPELFQRLRRDVRKVLGMEMEAAAIGFVAQQSHRHLLIVKAVSDYADHDKDDAFRGFACHASAAFLLAFLSRNLRPERNSRAPRPGEEPSPMFEPGQESEEERRREFLAQVEQACRLHHAAGTRIERRPGPLPFGEYLEVSAQDGRFIRLFPVAALDQPVTEEILQSFVDHIHADYKRRNPAVISTLVHTGSAAPVELAGRAHEQQVRLQSFAEYQGLFDFTPYLQRQTARLGSDPVYPPLLYVEQRARVSVGGQELDPTEDVLNLLQELLDSPQPRFALVLGDFGTGKTFVLHELARRMAAERTSLVPVLIEMRSLQKHQSLKALIAQHFAAADIGRLETDQFLYMLREGRIALLFDGFDELALRVTYERVMEHFGTLVEAAQGRAKVIITSRTQHFLTDNDVKRELAQRAEALPGYRLIKLEPFNEEQIRHFLVKRLGSETAAAERLALLHDVKDLRGLSANPRLLSFIAELEPTELQEAREGSGSITSARLYELLIRRWLKGEHERVNPPGAPKGLSLRQLWNAATDLALRLWERTERTVEMRELPEGLLQAVNAGGEHVLDAEVIRHQLGSGTLLVRDEEGRFSFVHQSVLEWLVARKAAQEIQASQSAASLEQRAMSDLMADFFIDLAGPERACNWAMAEAASPRNDAAKKNAIRVLRRLRETRKSLGASTDLGARKDFQGSDLRGQNMSRVDLRGARLEGANLSGSTLVEANLSEAHLNEAQLGRANLERAALVGADLSKADLSGARLLGADLSGAKLAGAKLRGAMLVGARVDAQLASCDVFGAAMPHPQELIPTIMSSSVAYAVAFSPTDPILATGHSDGTVRLWDTHTGAALRVLPAHEGAVLGLAFSPDGLLLASASGDTDVFLWEVRSARLLRVLVGHVDYIRSVAFSPDGTLVASGSDDRTVLVWSVATGQLHYTLTGHSADVMSIAFSPDGAVLASGSVDASIILYDLPSERVLNTLLAHSLGVLSIAFSPDGSLLASGSADETVALWDVREGRTLNMLPGHVEGAVSLAFSPNGATLAVGCGDGSIILWQVGQRQILRVLKGSGRGEVAVAVSPDSTLLASAFSNGVIRLQDFIQGQSTRFLVSPVLHIRRAAMSPDGAMLAAGCGDGTLCLWNVTQGRLERVLSRQSDSIVSLAFDPRGRMLASAGPEGQVVIRSLEPERIVGRYRNPSRGSVCLAFSPDGLLLAVGSAEGNITLWRVEDAERVNVLKGHSGNILSVAFNPDGTRLVSGSVDRTLIVWSLPEGKALQTLRHHQNDVLSVAFSPDGARLASGSADKSVAIWKLGEETPERVFEDASKGVLDVAFSPDGRHIAYAGRSVILRRVDGEEPVLSLGDRTERVLSLGFSPDGTMLFSTSTDNALNLFDAETGGRIATFLKRPEGWAVFRPDGRFKMVGNLNGTFWHAVGLCRFEPGELDAYLSEPLRLPDDAPLVLPRARGT, encoded by the coding sequence ATGAACAGGCCCCGCTGCGACGTGCTGATTGTCACCGCGCTCAAGGAGGAGCTCGATGCCCTCCTGGCGCTCGAGCTCGACGGTCAGGGCCGAAGTGGCTGGCAGGATGCGCACGACCAGAGCGGTTTTCCCTTCCACTTCCGAGAGGTAACCAGTGCTCACCGCGGCAGGTTTCGTGTGGCGGCAGCCTGGACCGGCGGGATGGGGGAGACCGCGGCGGCCACGCGTGCGCAGGCGCTGGTGCGAGAGCTCGACCCGACCTGCCTCGCGATGTGCGGCATCTGCGCGGGTCGTCGCGAAGAGGTGTTCCTAGGGGATGTCATCGTCGCGGAGCGCGTCTACAGCTACGGCCAGGGCAAGGTCATCGCGGCCCGGAACGATCACCCCGAGGAGTCTCTTCAGGACTTCGCCTCCTACAACCTCGATGCGACATGGAAGGTGGAGGCGACCTACTTCGCGGAGGAGTTCCAGCGCAGAGCGCTGGCCGTACAGCGTCCGCCCTCCCGGTCCGCGCAGCGGCGGTGGCTCCTCCGGGCGATCCACGCCTGCGAGCAGCAGGCCGGGCCTGCACCTCAGAAGCACGCTGAGCGTGACAGCTGGTGCCCTGACTGGGCCCGGAGCATCCAGGAGCTGAGGAAGGAGGGGCTCATTGAGGACATCCCTGGCGAGCTGAAGCTCACTGGCAAGGGACGAGCCCTGGTTGAGGAGGAACTGCTGCTCGATCCCGATGGGAAAGGCCAGAGCGACCCTCCTTTCCGTGTGCACGTGGGGCCGTTGGTCACGGGCCATGCGGTTCGCGAGGATCCCGAGCTGTTCCAGCGGCTGAGACGGGATGTGCGCAAGGTGCTCGGAATGGAGATGGAGGCGGCGGCTATCGGGTTCGTTGCTCAGCAGAGCCACCGTCACCTGCTCATCGTGAAGGCGGTCTCGGACTACGCCGACCACGACAAGGACGATGCCTTCCGCGGCTTCGCATGCCATGCCTCGGCGGCGTTCCTGCTCGCGTTCCTTTCCAGGAACCTGCGCCCGGAGAGGAACTCCCGGGCGCCACGCCCTGGCGAGGAGCCCTCCCCCATGTTCGAGCCAGGGCAGGAGAGTGAGGAAGAGCGCCGCCGCGAGTTCCTCGCCCAAGTCGAGCAGGCATGCAGGCTCCACCACGCCGCGGGGACGAGGATCGAGCGTCGCCCCGGGCCTCTTCCCTTCGGGGAGTACCTCGAAGTCTCCGCCCAGGATGGACGCTTCATCCGGCTCTTTCCTGTGGCCGCGCTCGATCAGCCAGTCACGGAGGAGATCCTCCAGTCCTTCGTCGACCACATTCATGCCGACTACAAGCGGCGGAACCCGGCCGTCATCTCGACGCTTGTCCACACGGGGAGCGCGGCACCCGTGGAACTGGCGGGGAGGGCCCACGAGCAGCAGGTGCGGCTGCAGAGCTTCGCGGAGTACCAGGGACTCTTCGACTTCACCCCTTACCTCCAACGGCAGACGGCCCGGCTTGGGAGCGACCCCGTCTATCCTCCCCTGCTCTACGTGGAGCAGCGCGCGCGGGTGAGTGTCGGCGGACAGGAACTGGACCCAACGGAGGACGTGCTGAATTTGCTCCAGGAACTGCTCGACTCGCCGCAGCCGCGCTTTGCGCTCGTGCTGGGGGACTTCGGGACGGGAAAGACCTTCGTGCTCCATGAGCTGGCGCGGCGGATGGCGGCGGAGCGCACGTCGCTCGTGCCAGTCCTTATCGAGATGAGGAGCCTTCAGAAGCACCAGTCCCTCAAGGCGCTCATCGCCCAGCACTTCGCGGCGGCGGACATCGGACGGCTGGAGACCGATCAGTTCCTCTACATGCTGCGGGAGGGCCGCATCGCGCTGCTGTTCGATGGCTTCGACGAGCTGGCGCTCCGGGTAACCTATGAGCGGGTGATGGAGCACTTCGGGACGCTCGTGGAGGCAGCCCAGGGCCGCGCCAAGGTCATCATCACCAGTCGGACTCAGCACTTCCTGACGGACAACGACGTGAAACGGGAGCTGGCGCAGCGGGCCGAGGCGCTGCCCGGCTACCGGCTCATCAAGCTGGAGCCCTTCAACGAAGAGCAGATCCGCCACTTCCTGGTGAAGCGGCTCGGAAGCGAGACCGCCGCCGCCGAGCGACTGGCGCTCCTGCACGACGTGAAGGATCTGCGTGGGCTGTCGGCGAACCCTCGCCTCCTGAGCTTCATCGCCGAACTCGAACCGACGGAGCTTCAGGAAGCGAGGGAGGGATCCGGGAGCATCACCTCCGCCCGGCTCTACGAGCTGCTGATCCGCCGGTGGCTGAAAGGAGAGCACGAGCGCGTCAACCCACCGGGAGCTCCCAAGGGCCTCAGCCTTCGTCAGCTCTGGAACGCCGCGACGGACCTGGCCCTGCGGCTGTGGGAGCGGACGGAGCGGACCGTCGAGATGCGCGAGCTGCCAGAGGGGCTCCTCCAGGCGGTGAATGCGGGCGGCGAGCATGTGCTGGACGCGGAGGTGATCCGGCACCAACTTGGCTCGGGCACGCTACTGGTTCGTGACGAGGAGGGGCGCTTCTCGTTCGTCCACCAGTCCGTGCTGGAGTGGCTGGTGGCGCGGAAGGCCGCCCAGGAGATCCAGGCGAGCCAGAGCGCCGCAAGCCTCGAGCAGCGTGCCATGAGCGACCTGATGGCGGACTTCTTCATCGACCTCGCAGGGCCCGAGAGAGCGTGCAACTGGGCCATGGCGGAGGCCGCCAGCCCTCGCAACGATGCCGCGAAGAAGAACGCGATCCGGGTGCTCCGAAGGCTTCGCGAGACACGGAAATCCCTGGGGGCCTCGACGGACCTGGGCGCCAGGAAGGACTTCCAGGGCAGCGATCTGCGCGGCCAGAACATGTCCAGGGTCGACCTTCGCGGGGCTCGGCTGGAGGGAGCGAACCTCTCGGGTTCCACCCTCGTCGAGGCCAACCTGTCAGAGGCCCATCTGAACGAGGCTCAGCTGGGGCGAGCCAACCTGGAGCGGGCGGCGCTGGTCGGGGCAGATCTGTCGAAGGCGGATCTGTCTGGTGCGCGCCTGCTCGGGGCGGATCTGTCGGGCGCGAAGCTCGCGGGGGCGAAGCTGCGAGGGGCCATGCTCGTCGGGGCCCGCGTGGACGCCCAACTCGCCTCCTGCGATGTCTTCGGCGCGGCCATGCCGCACCCTCAGGAACTCATTCCTACCATCATGTCGTCCTCGGTGGCCTACGCTGTGGCCTTCAGCCCCACCGATCCCATCCTTGCCACCGGTCACTCCGACGGCACGGTCCGCTTGTGGGACACCCACACGGGGGCTGCCTTGCGCGTGCTGCCGGCTCATGAGGGCGCTGTCCTGGGACTGGCCTTCAGCCCTGACGGGTTACTCCTGGCCTCGGCTTCGGGCGACACCGATGTGTTCCTCTGGGAGGTGAGAAGCGCAAGGCTCCTGCGTGTTCTCGTGGGCCACGTGGACTACATCAGGAGTGTCGCGTTCAGCCCGGACGGCACCCTCGTGGCTTCCGGCTCCGATGATCGAACGGTCCTTGTCTGGAGTGTCGCGACGGGGCAGCTCCACTACACGCTGACCGGTCACTCCGCTGACGTCATGAGCATCGCGTTCAGCCCGGATGGAGCGGTGCTGGCGTCGGGCTCGGTGGACGCAAGCATCATCCTCTACGACTTACCATCCGAGCGGGTCCTCAACACGCTGCTGGCCCACTCCTTGGGAGTGCTGAGCATCGCGTTCAGCCCGGACGGGAGCCTCCTGGCGTCGGGCTCCGCGGATGAGACCGTGGCTCTCTGGGATGTTCGGGAAGGCAGGACGCTCAACATGCTTCCTGGGCATGTGGAGGGAGCGGTGAGCCTGGCCTTCAGTCCGAACGGTGCCACGCTCGCGGTCGGATGCGGTGACGGGAGCATCATCCTTTGGCAGGTCGGTCAGCGACAGATCCTCCGAGTCTTGAAGGGCAGTGGGAGAGGCGAGGTGGCCGTCGCCGTCAGCCCCGACAGTACGCTGCTGGCCTCGGCCTTCTCCAATGGCGTGATCCGCCTGCAGGACTTCATCCAGGGGCAGTCCACCCGCTTCCTTGTAAGCCCGGTGCTGCACATTCGTCGGGCCGCGATGAGCCCGGATGGCGCGATGCTGGCGGCCGGCTGCGGCGACGGGACCTTGTGCCTCTGGAACGTCACCCAAGGGCGGCTGGAGAGGGTGCTCTCCCGCCAGTCGGATTCGATCGTCAGCCTTGCGTTCGACCCACGGGGGCGGATGCTTGCCTCGGCGGGGCCGGAGGGCCAGGTTGTCATCCGGAGCCTGGAGCCGGAGCGGATCGTCGGACGCTATCGGAACCCTTCACGTGGCTCGGTCTGCCTCGCCTTCAGCCCGGACGGGTTGCTCCTGGCCGTGGGTTCGGCAGAGGGAAACATCACGCTCTGGCGCGTCGAGGATGCAGAGCGCGTGAACGTCCTCAAGGGGCACTCGGGGAACATCCTCAGCGTGGCGTTCAACCCGGATGGAACCCGGCTGGTCTCGGGTTCGGTCGATCGCACGCTCATCGTGTGGAGCCTGCCAGAGGGCAAGGCGCTCCAGACGCTTCGCCACCATCAGAATGACGTGCTGAGCGTTGCGTTCAGCCCGGATGGGGCTCGGCTGGCTTCGGGCTCGGCTGACAAGAGCGTTGCGATCTGGAAGCTCGGTGAGGAGACGCCTGAGCGGGTCTTCGAGGATGCGTCGAAGGGTGTCCTCGACGTCGCGTTCAGCCCGGACGGGCGACACATCGCCTACGCTGGACGATCGGTCATCTTGCGGCGGGTGGATGGTGAAGAGCCGGTCCTCTCCCTGGGAGACCGCACGGAGCGTGTCCTGAGCCTGGGGTTCAGCCCGGACGGGACGATGCTCTTCTCCACCTCGACGGACAACGCGCTGAATCTCTTCGACGCTGAGACGGGCGGGCGCATCGCCACCTTCCTCAAGCGCCCCGAGGGGTGGGCCGTCTTCCGTCCCGATGGGCGCTTCAAGATGGTGGGCAACCTGAATGGCACTTTCTGGCATGCCGTGGGGCTCTGCCGCTTCGAGCCCGGCGAACTTGATGCCTACCTCTCCGAG